A DNA window from Candidatus Sulfidibacterium hydrothermale contains the following coding sequences:
- a CDS encoding sensor histidine kinase: MNLRKYLIPTLHVLVWIIIYFLPDLLFEAPSGPVFMVKRNLHFILVLFFFYLNYFILVPRLLLHKKQWLFSLAILFALIFTYYVNDFVMQKTRTKFAVETINTTGTKPLPWAEKRHERHRRAGNAGAVVMVLMSFFVSTITRETEAWYHQEKERKELEKQQLLSELSFLKSQVNPHFLFNSLNGIYALAIKKSDKTPDAILQLSELMRHMLYESDKEQVDLEKETAYLENYIQLQKLRLPPEVQIHFQAEGNLSGKKIAPMLFIPFIENAFKHGVDTNGGNIQIKLQVKENRLSFDMMNRISKAQNKDTVSGIGLANVRKRLDLLYSGRYHLEIKESNGNFIVHLHLNLEA, encoded by the coding sequence ATGAATCTTCGAAAATATCTGATCCCCACTTTACATGTTTTGGTTTGGATCATTATCTATTTTCTGCCTGATCTGTTATTTGAAGCGCCCTCCGGACCGGTTTTTATGGTTAAAAGAAACCTGCATTTCATTTTGGTGTTGTTTTTTTTCTATCTAAACTATTTTATCCTGGTTCCCCGGCTGTTACTACACAAAAAACAATGGTTGTTCTCACTGGCCATTCTGTTTGCGCTGATTTTTACCTATTACGTTAACGATTTTGTAATGCAGAAAACACGGACAAAATTTGCCGTTGAAACCATAAATACGACAGGGACAAAACCATTGCCTTGGGCTGAAAAAAGGCACGAGCGTCACCGCCGGGCAGGAAATGCCGGAGCCGTGGTGATGGTTCTCATGAGTTTTTTTGTAAGCACCATTACCCGGGAAACCGAAGCGTGGTATCATCAGGAAAAAGAGCGAAAAGAGCTGGAGAAACAACAGCTTCTTTCCGAGCTCTCTTTTCTTAAATCGCAGGTCAATCCGCACTTTTTGTTCAACAGCCTTAACGGGATTTATGCCCTGGCCATCAAAAAATCCGATAAAACACCGGATGCCATTTTACAACTTTCGGAACTGATGCGACACATGTTGTACGAATCGGATAAAGAACAGGTTGACCTGGAAAAAGAAACCGCTTATCTGGAAAACTATATTCAGCTTCAAAAACTGCGCTTACCGCCGGAAGTGCAAATTCATTTTCAGGCAGAGGGCAACCTATCGGGCAAAAAGATTGCCCCCATGCTTTTTATTCCGTTCATCGAAAATGCATTTAAACACGGCGTGGACACCAACGGAGGCAACATCCAGATTAAACTGCAGGTAAAAGAAAACCGGCTTTCGTTTGACATGATGAACCGTATCTCGAAAGCCCAAAATAAAGATACCGTTTCCGGAATTGGCCTTGCCAACGTACGAAAACGGCTTGATTTGCTTTATAGCGGCCGTTATCATTTGGAGATCAAAGAATCCAACGGGAATTTTATCGTACATTTACACCTGAACTTAGAAGCATGA
- a CDS encoding LytR/AlgR family response regulator transcription factor codes for MMTCIVVDDEPLARDILEEFIRKVPFLQREASCKNGFEALEILQKKKIDLIFLDIQMPDMSGIQLYESLNYRPMVIFTTAYSDYAVTGFELDAVDYLVKPFAFQRFMKAVNKAGELYQKQVPAEKSTPRDFMFVKDGTKMVKVMYNRILYIEGMKDYVKIILEDKKMVLTLLSMQKMAEQLPSGQFIRIHRSYIVSIPKIDMVEKNRVVIAGKYLPVGNLYKAKLMEVLHSN; via the coding sequence ATGATGACCTGTATTGTAGTCGATGATGAACCGCTGGCACGGGATATTCTGGAAGAATTTATCCGGAAAGTTCCGTTTTTGCAACGGGAAGCTTCGTGCAAAAACGGTTTTGAGGCACTTGAAATATTACAGAAGAAAAAAATCGACCTGATTTTTCTGGATATCCAGATGCCCGACATGAGCGGAATTCAGTTGTACGAATCGCTGAACTACCGGCCAATGGTTATTTTCACCACGGCTTACAGCGACTATGCAGTTACCGGTTTTGAACTGGATGCTGTGGATTACCTTGTAAAGCCGTTTGCCTTTCAACGCTTTATGAAGGCTGTAAACAAGGCCGGCGAGCTTTATCAAAAACAGGTCCCGGCCGAAAAAAGTACGCCGCGTGATTTTATGTTTGTAAAAGACGGCACCAAAATGGTGAAAGTGATGTACAACCGCATTTTGTATATCGAAGGAATGAAAGATTATGTAAAAATCATTTTGGAAGACAAAAAGATGGTGCTGACCCTGCTGTCGATGCAAAAAATGGCAGAACAATTACCCTCCGGACAATTTATCCGCATTCACCGTTCTTACATTGTTTCAATTCCTAAAATTGATATGGTGGAGAAAAACCGGGTGGTCATTGCAGGAAAATATCTTCCGGTAGGCAACCTGTATAAAGCAAAGCTGATGGAAGTTCTTCATTCAAACTAA
- a CDS encoding GYDIA family GHMP kinase: MQQQTWYAHGKLLITGEYLVMEGARALAVPVRRGQFLKVKKVSHSTTPFLKWTALQPEGLWFQARFALPSLRILDTTDTAKAQKLMEIFSVIRRFNPAFLNGETSFEAETRLEFHPEFGFGSSSTLIANLAAWAGVDAFQLQWKALGGSGYDVACATAEGPVFYQIVENKPVVLPVAWDPPFKEKLYFVYLGRKQRSDESIKTFKKQAVFTPKTIETISSLTQQIITVNRLETFETLLQEHETILSKVLGIKPVQERLFSDYQGVVKSLGAWGGDFVLVTSHQPEKVFREEMHSRGFSVVFSWNELILADKSD, translated from the coding sequence GCAGTTCCTGTTCGTCGCGGGCAGTTTTTGAAAGTAAAAAAAGTAAGTCATTCGACTACGCCTTTTCTGAAATGGACTGCTTTGCAGCCGGAAGGATTGTGGTTTCAGGCCCGGTTTGCACTGCCTTCGCTTCGTATTCTTGATACAACCGATACGGCGAAAGCGCAAAAGCTGATGGAGATTTTTTCTGTGATCCGGCGTTTTAACCCTGCTTTTTTGAATGGTGAAACGAGTTTTGAAGCGGAGACCCGTTTGGAATTTCATCCGGAATTTGGTTTTGGTTCCAGTTCTACGCTGATTGCCAATCTGGCGGCCTGGGCCGGGGTGGATGCTTTTCAGCTGCAATGGAAAGCATTGGGCGGGTCGGGATATGACGTGGCCTGTGCTACGGCGGAAGGTCCGGTTTTTTACCAGATTGTGGAAAATAAACCGGTGGTTTTGCCTGTGGCGTGGGATCCGCCGTTTAAAGAAAAACTCTATTTCGTTTATCTGGGCCGGAAACAACGCAGCGACGAAAGCATTAAAACTTTTAAAAAGCAGGCGGTCTTTACCCCGAAAACCATCGAAACCATTTCTTCGCTTACGCAGCAGATCATCACGGTCAACCGGTTAGAAACTTTTGAAACCCTTTTGCAAGAGCACGAAACCATCCTCTCGAAAGTGTTGGGAATAAAACCGGTTCAAGAACGTTTGTTTAGCGATTATCAGGGAGTTGTAAAATCGTTGGGAGCCTGGGGCGGAGATTTTGTATTGGTTACTTCACATCAACCGGAAAAGGTTTTCAGAGAAGAGATGCATTCCCGCGGATTTTCTGTTGTTTTTTCATGGAATGAACTCATCCTCGCGGATAAATCAGATTAA